One Candidatus Sulfotelmatobacter sp. genomic region harbors:
- a CDS encoding family 1 glycosylhydrolase, translating into MLELWASPEPTIARVDATRVVDELARTGHDVRESDVNRLASLGVGASRTPVLWERSAPRSPAQIDLRWAARRLRLLRDAKIEPIVTLLHHGSGPAYTNLLDPRFPALFADYAEAAARAFPWVRRWTPINEPLTTARFATLYGVWYPNLRDEHAFGRAMLHQTLAQQQAMARIRAVNPDAQLVLTEDLQRFTAADGAVADYVAFLRERMYLSVELLAGRVADAHPLAGYLVERCGLTPAELEAARAGAVVPSLVAWNHYPHSERYLFTRDGGRIGDVPAVYVAGEPPPRAAPLLRAAADRLRLPLALGEVHVHAPDRERVRWLAQHVADAHALRADGVEVRAVGAWAAFGMVDWHSLLRADDEVREDGIFTFAGPGETPRPTAVAHALITLGHGGTLADDGTRGWWERDERALSLDALAAAADRGEPEGDHLVRARIGSE; encoded by the coding sequence GTGCTCGAGCTCTGGGCGTCGCCGGAGCCGACCATCGCGCGGGTCGACGCAACCCGCGTGGTCGACGAGTTGGCGCGCACGGGCCACGACGTGCGCGAGAGCGACGTCAACCGGTTGGCGAGCCTGGGCGTCGGCGCGTCGCGCACGCCGGTGCTATGGGAACGCAGCGCGCCGCGGAGCCCGGCGCAGATCGATCTGCGGTGGGCGGCACGCCGGCTTCGCCTGCTGCGTGACGCCAAGATCGAGCCGATCGTCACCCTGCTGCACCACGGCAGCGGCCCGGCCTATACCAACCTGCTCGACCCGCGCTTCCCCGCGCTCTTCGCCGACTACGCGGAAGCGGCGGCGCGCGCGTTTCCGTGGGTCCGCCGCTGGACGCCGATCAACGAGCCGCTGACGACGGCGCGGTTCGCGACCCTCTACGGGGTGTGGTATCCGAACCTGCGCGACGAGCACGCCTTCGGCCGCGCGATGCTGCACCAGACGCTCGCGCAGCAGCAGGCGATGGCGCGCATCCGCGCCGTCAACCCCGACGCGCAGCTCGTGCTCACCGAAGACCTGCAACGCTTCACCGCGGCCGACGGCGCCGTGGCCGACTACGTCGCGTTCTTGCGCGAGCGGATGTACCTGAGCGTCGAGCTGCTCGCGGGGCGCGTCGCCGACGCGCACCCGCTGGCGGGCTATCTGGTCGAGCGCTGCGGCCTGACACCGGCCGAGCTCGAGGCGGCGCGTGCCGGCGCCGTCGTGCCGAGCTTGGTCGCCTGGAACCACTATCCGCATTCCGAGCGCTATCTGTTCACGCGCGATGGCGGTCGCATCGGCGACGTGCCGGCGGTGTACGTCGCCGGCGAGCCGCCGCCGCGCGCGGCGCCCCTGCTGCGCGCGGCGGCAGACCGGTTGCGGCTGCCGCTGGCACTGGGCGAGGTCCACGTCCACGCGCCGGACCGCGAACGCGTCCGCTGGCTGGCGCAGCACGTCGCGGATGCGCACGCGCTGCGCGCCGACGGCGTCGAGGTACGCGCGGTCGGCGCGTGGGCGGCGTTCGGGATGGTCGACTGGCACTCGCTGCTGCGCGCCGACGACGAGGTCCGCGAGGACGGCATCTTCACCTTCGCCGGCCCGGGCGAGACGCCCCGGCCGACGGCGGTCGCGCACGCGCTGATCACGCTCGGCCACGGCGGGACGCTCGCCGATGACGGTACGCGCGGCTGGTGGGAGCGCGACGAGCGCGCGTTGTCGCTCGACGCGCTCGCGGCGGCCGCCGACCGCGGCGAGCCCGAGGGGGATCATCTGGTCCGCGCGCGTATCGGCTCGGAGTGA
- the mptA gene encoding GTP cyclohydrolase MptA: protein MHTVYVGLGSNLGDRQGTILAALQRLRREARVEVVSSFYETPPAGGVAGPAFLNVAARVTTALDPVAFERFVRGVETAIGRQTHAPLDARPIDVDILLVDDRVVDYGRFEVPHPYLAERAFSLVPLAEIAPELVEPRSGKTIAQLAAAVPQDGIARKSRAIHFVANRQEEAPDVRLSLNRVGVSSVKHQIRLQIGGRERLFLGEFTMVADLAPDKAGVHMSRFSELLEAATLDVLARDEQPARIEDLVERIAGEIVRTQGALRADVRLRAEFGLERWTPVSGKRTEETYTLVGIAHADAHGTRRVVGVEAEGMTACPCAQLMVREHSLRELLDAGFSEADASRALDALPVATHNQRGRGGVYLGAASPYADEIRAEDLVEIVESSMSSETYDLLKRPDEFFVVNKAHHNPKFVEDVVRGILARVLDVYADFPDDAYVSASQINYESIHKHDAFAEAFGLFGEFRRELRDGTHVDRKTDLAAWLGTGPSPVVSL, encoded by the coding sequence ATGCACACGGTCTACGTCGGCCTCGGTTCGAACCTGGGCGACCGCCAAGGGACGATCCTGGCGGCGCTGCAGCGGCTGCGCCGCGAAGCGCGGGTCGAGGTCGTCTCGTCGTTCTACGAGACGCCGCCGGCCGGCGGCGTCGCGGGGCCCGCTTTTCTCAACGTCGCGGCGCGGGTGACGACGGCGCTCGACCCGGTGGCGTTCGAACGCTTCGTGCGCGGCGTCGAGACGGCGATCGGTCGCCAAACGCACGCGCCGCTCGACGCGCGCCCGATCGACGTCGACATCCTGCTCGTCGACGACCGGGTCGTCGACTACGGCCGCTTCGAGGTTCCCCACCCGTATCTGGCCGAGCGTGCCTTCAGCCTCGTGCCGCTGGCCGAGATCGCGCCCGAGCTGGTCGAGCCGCGCAGCGGCAAGACGATCGCGCAGCTGGCCGCCGCCGTGCCGCAGGACGGTATCGCGCGCAAGTCGCGCGCCATCCACTTCGTCGCCAACCGGCAAGAAGAGGCGCCCGACGTGCGGCTCTCGCTCAACCGGGTCGGCGTCTCGTCGGTCAAGCACCAGATCCGCTTGCAGATCGGCGGCCGCGAGCGGCTGTTCCTGGGCGAGTTCACCATGGTCGCCGACCTCGCGCCCGACAAGGCCGGCGTCCACATGTCGCGCTTCTCGGAGCTGCTCGAAGCCGCGACGCTCGACGTGCTGGCGCGCGACGAACAGCCGGCCCGGATCGAAGACCTGGTCGAACGCATCGCCGGCGAGATCGTGCGCACGCAGGGCGCGTTGCGCGCCGACGTGCGGCTGCGCGCCGAGTTCGGCCTCGAGCGCTGGACGCCGGTGAGCGGCAAGCGCACCGAGGAGACCTACACGCTGGTCGGGATCGCGCATGCCGACGCGCACGGCACGCGGCGCGTCGTCGGCGTCGAGGCCGAAGGGATGACGGCCTGCCCCTGCGCGCAGCTGATGGTGCGCGAGCACAGCCTGCGCGAGCTGCTCGACGCGGGCTTCAGCGAAGCCGACGCCTCGCGCGCGCTCGATGCGCTCCCGGTCGCGACCCACAACCAGCGCGGCCGCGGCGGCGTCTACCTGGGCGCCGCGTCGCCCTACGCCGACGAGATTCGCGCCGAGGACCTGGTCGAGATCGTCGAGTCGTCGATGTCCAGCGAGACCTACGATCTGCTCAAGCGGCCCGACGAGTTCTTCGTCGTCAACAAGGCGCACCACAACCCGAAGTTCGTGGAGGACGTCGTGCGCGGCATCCTGGCCCGCGTGCTCGACGTGTACGCGGACTTCCCCGACGACGCGTACGTGTCGGCCAGTCAGATCAACTACGAGTCGATCCACAAGCACGACGCGTTCGCCGAAGCGTTCGGGCTGTTCGGCGAGTTCCGTCGCGAGCTGCGCGACGGCACGCACGTCGACCGCAAGACCGACCTCGCCGCCTGGCTGGGCACCGGCCCCTCACCCGTCGTCTCGCTCTAG
- the folP gene encoding dihydropteroate synthase, protein MRVRFLETADAGALRSRHAGLTAALADRLAAAAEARLLAVDDALAPAARAALEATGAVIADEGTTVLVAATRTQLSTARAAAPPAIDALLSAFDRAAGTPAEWRLRGRTLALRDEARVMGIVNVTPDSFYERVDGVADAVASARRIVAAGGALVDVGGQSYAHWNRRVSADEERARVVPAVEAIVADGLDVAISIDTFKARVADAALAAGAHLINDCSGLSDPDLPGVVATHGAGLVVMHLRGELNVREPERYVYRDALAEIVAFLHERTERAVAAGVAREAIAIDPGLEFGKEPATDLEILERFGELRALGYPILFASSRKSFIGRIFGRPAKELLVPSLATAALGIAAGARVLRVHDVAETAQLARMMAAVAPNRRASLAIADAMPGTPAAGNPATPPAVSP, encoded by the coding sequence GTGCGGGTCCGCTTTCTCGAGACGGCGGACGCGGGCGCGTTGCGGTCGCGTCACGCCGGGCTCACCGCCGCGCTCGCCGACCGGCTCGCCGCCGCGGCGGAAGCGCGCCTGCTGGCCGTCGACGACGCGCTCGCGCCCGCGGCGCGTGCCGCGCTCGAGGCCACAGGTGCCGTCATAGCCGACGAGGGCACGACCGTGCTGGTCGCCGCGACGCGCACGCAGCTGTCGACCGCACGCGCGGCCGCGCCGCCCGCGATCGACGCGCTGCTCTCGGCGTTCGACCGGGCCGCCGGGACACCGGCGGAATGGCGGCTGCGCGGGCGCACGCTCGCGCTACGCGACGAAGCGCGCGTGATGGGCATCGTCAACGTGACGCCGGACTCGTTCTACGAGCGGGTCGACGGCGTCGCGGACGCGGTGGCGAGCGCGCGGCGCATCGTCGCCGCGGGCGGCGCGCTGGTCGACGTCGGCGGCCAGTCGTACGCGCATTGGAACCGCCGCGTCTCCGCTGACGAAGAACGCGCCCGCGTCGTGCCGGCAGTCGAGGCGATCGTCGCCGACGGGCTCGACGTCGCGATCTCGATCGACACCTTCAAGGCCCGCGTCGCGGACGCGGCGCTGGCCGCCGGCGCGCACCTGATCAACGATTGCAGCGGCCTGAGCGATCCGGACCTTCCCGGCGTCGTCGCCACGCACGGCGCGGGCCTGGTGGTGATGCACCTGCGCGGCGAGCTGAACGTGCGCGAGCCCGAACGCTACGTCTATCGCGACGCACTGGCCGAGATCGTCGCGTTTCTCCACGAGCGCACCGAACGTGCGGTGGCGGCGGGCGTCGCGCGCGAGGCGATCGCGATCGATCCGGGCCTCGAGTTCGGCAAGGAACCCGCGACCGATCTGGAGATCCTCGAGCGCTTCGGCGAGCTGCGCGCGCTCGGCTATCCGATTCTGTTCGCCAGCTCACGCAAGAGCTTCATCGGACGCATCTTCGGTCGGCCGGCCAAGGAGCTGCTGGTGCCGTCGCTGGCGACCGCGGCGCTCGGCATCGCGGCCGGCGCGCGCGTCCTGCGCGTCCACGACGTCGCCGAGACGGCGCAGCTGGCGCGCATGATGGCGGCTGTCGCGCCCAACCGTCGAGCGAGCCTGGCGATCGCCGACGCGATGCCCGGCACCCCGGCGGCGGGCAACCCGGCCACGCCGCCGGCGGTCTCACCCTAG
- a CDS encoding zinc-dependent metalloprotease: MRTTALSAAPSPAPSPAAAAPNPSASPAPAAVPATEPTAGPQRPILPITTVSAAVHPLVIPPPTPTYEAFVKDATTQHGVIDIVRKDDELYFDLRPENFDHTYILMPSIERGVGSGAFAGRVYDPIQVTFKRVGKRVLWITPNSHYVADKGTAAANSLAISVADSVILSTPIVAEDPKKEHTVIAPSVFMTDFEGIGADLGKATTPPSLPGLLVIMVRPSYAVDATKSYYGATKAFPRNDEITVNLAFNGPPNALPTVPDGRGIPIVMHYSLVAEPERDPRFVPRNADDRVGYFITARKRFGDDGTATPFERFIERWNLDDGPITFYLTNEIPPEYRDTVRRGILAWNAAFAKIGHPNAIVVKDPPSDPNWDPDDARYTTVRWITSDVPDFSAYSPHVSDPDTGQIIRAEVVIDGEALRTIKSGYVDRVLPALRARRDPYAVALQNEETLSRALLTTPPPPVDALPSASQDDDSVDETCEFEESSASQAALGTMLLERNPKATASDRDRYAQEWLYSTVMHEVGHTLGLRHNFEGSEAFSYDELHDPAFTRVHGTTGSVMDYTPANLAAPGERQADYFPTQLGPYDYFAIEYGYRSFPNVHTSADEAIPLSRIAARSTEPGLAYGTDEDATVFSVDPHIQLFDLSNDALRYADEQFRIDADVAGKLLRTYPGDSRSYQDLRAQLVTVLNDELDSAAIASKYIGGIATSRAHRLQPGAPLPLTPISRAEERRAFALLDRWVFSSHAFNFSPELLDAVVPSRYGLHWDSGGVRRADFPIREIVAEIQDDMIEQIFSPVTMARIADQEVKQSHPGETMTLSDLFAWTNAAIYDDVGQASIAPAHRELQRRFADLELAIVSLPSSFADQLNLPRETQSIARANLVKLAAKLAAGERTTSDPSTRAHLADLLVRVRGVLHATNVRQV, from the coding sequence ATGCGAACGACCGCCCTCTCGGCCGCCCCGTCCCCGGCGCCCTCGCCGGCCGCGGCCGCGCCGAACCCGAGCGCGTCGCCCGCGCCGGCAGCCGTTCCGGCGACCGAGCCGACGGCGGGCCCGCAGCGGCCGATCCTGCCGATCACGACCGTCAGCGCCGCGGTTCACCCGCTGGTCATCCCGCCGCCGACGCCGACGTACGAGGCGTTCGTCAAGGACGCGACCACCCAGCACGGCGTCATCGACATCGTTCGCAAGGACGACGAGCTGTACTTCGATCTGCGCCCGGAGAACTTCGACCACACCTACATCCTGATGCCCTCGATCGAGCGCGGCGTCGGCAGCGGTGCGTTCGCCGGCCGCGTCTACGATCCGATCCAGGTCACCTTCAAGCGCGTCGGCAAGCGCGTCTTGTGGATCACGCCGAACAGTCACTACGTCGCCGACAAAGGCACGGCCGCCGCGAACTCGCTGGCGATCAGCGTCGCCGACTCGGTGATCCTCTCGACGCCGATCGTCGCCGAAGACCCGAAGAAAGAGCACACCGTCATCGCCCCCTCGGTCTTCATGACCGACTTCGAGGGGATCGGTGCCGACCTCGGCAAGGCGACGACGCCGCCGTCGCTGCCGGGCTTGCTGGTCATCATGGTCCGGCCGAGCTACGCCGTCGACGCGACCAAGTCGTACTACGGCGCCACCAAGGCGTTTCCGCGCAACGACGAGATCACCGTCAACTTGGCGTTCAACGGTCCGCCCAACGCGCTGCCCACCGTCCCCGACGGCCGCGGCATTCCGATCGTCATGCACTACAGCCTGGTCGCCGAACCGGAGCGCGATCCGCGTTTCGTGCCGCGCAACGCCGACGACCGGGTCGGGTACTTCATCACCGCGCGGAAACGCTTCGGTGACGACGGCACGGCGACGCCGTTCGAACGCTTCATCGAGCGCTGGAACCTCGACGACGGCCCGATCACGTTCTACCTGACCAACGAGATCCCGCCGGAGTACCGCGACACGGTGCGGCGCGGCATCCTGGCTTGGAACGCCGCCTTCGCGAAGATCGGTCATCCCAACGCGATCGTCGTCAAGGATCCGCCCAGCGACCCCAACTGGGATCCCGACGACGCGCGCTACACGACGGTCCGCTGGATCACCTCGGACGTGCCGGACTTCAGCGCGTACAGCCCGCACGTGAGCGATCCCGACACCGGCCAGATCATCCGCGCCGAAGTCGTCATCGACGGCGAAGCGCTGCGCACGATCAAGTCGGGGTACGTCGACCGCGTGCTGCCCGCGCTGCGCGCCCGCCGCGATCCCTACGCGGTGGCGCTGCAGAACGAAGAGACGCTCAGCCGCGCGCTGCTGACGACGCCCCCACCGCCGGTCGACGCGCTCCCGAGCGCATCGCAAGACGACGACTCCGTCGACGAGACCTGCGAGTTCGAAGAGTCGTCGGCGTCACAGGCGGCGCTGGGCACGATGCTGCTCGAGCGCAACCCGAAGGCGACCGCGTCCGACCGCGACCGCTACGCGCAAGAGTGGCTCTACAGCACGGTCATGCACGAGGTCGGCCACACGCTCGGCCTGCGCCACAACTTCGAGGGCTCCGAGGCGTTCTCGTATGACGAGCTGCACGATCCGGCGTTCACCCGCGTGCACGGCACCACCGGCTCGGTGATGGACTACACGCCGGCCAACCTCGCCGCGCCCGGCGAACGGCAAGCCGACTACTTCCCGACCCAGCTCGGGCCGTACGACTACTTCGCGATCGAGTACGGCTACCGCAGCTTCCCCAACGTCCACACCTCGGCTGACGAGGCGATCCCGCTCTCGCGCATCGCCGCGCGCTCGACCGAGCCGGGCTTGGCCTACGGCACCGACGAGGACGCGACCGTCTTTTCGGTCGACCCGCACATCCAGCTGTTCGACCTCTCGAACGACGCGCTGCGCTACGCCGACGAGCAGTTCCGCATCGACGCCGACGTCGCCGGCAAGCTGCTGCGGACCTACCCGGGCGACTCGCGCTCGTATCAAGACCTGCGCGCGCAGCTGGTGACGGTGCTCAACGACGAGCTCGACTCGGCCGCGATCGCCTCCAAGTACATCGGCGGGATCGCGACCTCGCGCGCGCACCGTTTGCAGCCCGGCGCGCCGCTCCCGCTCACGCCGATCTCGCGCGCCGAGGAACGCCGCGCCTTCGCGCTGCTCGACCGCTGGGTCTTCTCCTCGCACGCGTTCAACTTCTCGCCCGAGCTGCTCGACGCGGTCGTCCCCTCGCGCTACGGGCTGCACTGGGACTCCGGCGGCGTGCGCCGGGCGGACTTCCCGATCCGCGAGATCGTCGCCGAGATCCAAGACGACATGATCGAGCAGATCTTCTCGCCGGTCACCATGGCGCGCATCGCCGACCAGGAGGTGAAGCAGTCGCACCCCGGGGAGACGATGACGCTCTCCGACTTGTTCGCCTGGACCAACGCGGCGATCTACGACGACGTCGGGCAAGCGTCGATCGCGCCCGCGCACCGCGAGCTGCAACGCCGCTTCGCCGATCTGGAGCTGGCGATCGTCTCGCTGCCCTCGTCGTTCGCCGACCAGTTGAACCTGCCGCGCGAGACGCAGTCGATCGCGCGCGCCAACCTGGTCAAGCTGGCCGCGAAGCTGGCCGCCGGTGAGCGCACGACGAGCGATCCGAGCACGCGCGCACACCTCGCCGACCTGCTGGTGCGCGTGCGCGGCGTCCTCCACGCGACGAACGTTCGCCAAGTCTGA
- a CDS encoding ABC transporter substrate-binding protein → MRTRALLAAMLLAALAGCVGRAAQPLPPDELRLAISTEPHSLDPILAESIQDNEIDRLVFDPLIACDAQGRPVPALAVAVPTRQNGGISADGTRITYRLRHGVRWSDGRPFTAADVLASFRAVMDPRNPVQTRHGYDQVVRVETPDPYTVVFRLRRPFAPFVGTVFAESDAPYYLAPAALLHGPLTRSTLGSAPVGTGPYRLVRWVRGDRLELAANPRYWGGAPSIPRISVHFIPDENSQLVGLRTGELDAVIGISANAAAGATDIPHVHVATAPLNAYYGIMMNTARAPTNDLRVRRGIAEAMDAAAFRANVTHGLYAPAIADLPVALWAADRQLPPIRHDPADARRLFAAAGYGPSHPLALDLAIIGNYHTHQVEAVALQSELHALGVEVHIHPYVGNQYDAPPESGGILSRGRYDIAIYGWYAGMDPDDSGQFMCDQRPPNGYDHSFYCSAAMDAAQRDALRSYDEPARRAAYARVEALLLRDVPIAFLASPVAISAIRDDLTGFSPTLVTQDAGAQRWQLRR, encoded by the coding sequence ATGCGGACGCGCGCGCTGCTCGCAGCGATGCTGCTGGCGGCGCTCGCCGGCTGCGTCGGGCGCGCCGCGCAGCCGTTGCCGCCCGACGAGCTGCGGCTGGCGATCTCGACCGAGCCCCACTCGCTCGATCCGATCCTGGCGGAGTCGATCCAGGACAACGAGATCGATCGTCTGGTGTTCGACCCGCTGATCGCGTGCGATGCGCAAGGACGGCCGGTCCCGGCGCTCGCGGTCGCGGTGCCGACGCGCCAGAACGGCGGCATCTCGGCCGACGGCACGCGCATCACCTACCGCTTGCGGCACGGCGTGCGCTGGAGCGACGGCCGGCCGTTCACGGCCGCCGACGTGCTGGCGTCGTTCCGCGCGGTGATGGACCCGCGCAACCCGGTGCAGACGCGGCACGGCTACGATCAGGTCGTCCGCGTCGAGACGCCCGACCCCTACACGGTCGTGTTCCGCCTGCGCCGGCCGTTCGCACCGTTCGTCGGCACGGTCTTCGCGGAGAGCGACGCGCCGTACTACCTCGCGCCGGCCGCGCTGCTGCACGGTCCGCTCACACGCTCGACGTTGGGCAGCGCGCCGGTCGGCACCGGACCGTACCGGCTGGTGCGCTGGGTGCGCGGCGACCGGCTCGAGCTGGCCGCGAACCCGCGCTATTGGGGCGGTGCGCCGTCGATCCCGCGCATCAGCGTGCACTTCATCCCCGACGAGAACAGCCAGCTGGTCGGCCTGCGCACCGGCGAGCTCGACGCCGTCATCGGCATCTCGGCCAACGCGGCCGCCGGCGCGACCGACATCCCGCACGTGCACGTCGCGACCGCACCGCTCAACGCGTACTACGGGATCATGATGAACACCGCCCGCGCCCCGACGAACGACCTGCGGGTGCGGCGCGGGATCGCCGAAGCGATGGACGCCGCCGCCTTTCGCGCCAACGTCACGCACGGGCTCTATGCGCCGGCGATCGCCGACCTGCCGGTCGCGCTGTGGGCCGCGGATCGGCAGCTGCCGCCGATTCGCCACGATCCCGCCGACGCGCGCCGGCTGTTTGCGGCTGCAGGCTACGGGCCGTCGCACCCACTCGCGCTCGACCTTGCGATCATCGGCAACTACCACACCCACCAGGTCGAGGCGGTCGCGCTGCAGAGCGAGCTGCACGCGCTGGGCGTCGAGGTGCACATCCATCCGTACGTCGGCAACCAGTACGACGCGCCGCCGGAGAGCGGCGGCATTCTCAGCCGCGGCCGCTACGACATCGCGATCTACGGCTGGTACGCGGGCATGGATCCCGACGACAGCGGCCAGTTCATGTGCGACCAGCGGCCGCCCAACGGTTACGATCACTCGTTCTACTGCAGCGCCGCGATGGACGCCGCGCAGCGCGACGCGCTGCGCTCGTACGACGAGCCGGCGCGGCGCGCGGCGTACGCGCGCGTCGAAGCGCTGCTGCTGCGCGACGTGCCGATCGCGTTCTTGGCCTCGCCCGTCGCGATCTCGGCCATCCGCGACGATCTGACCGGCTTCTCGCCCACCTTGGTGACCCAAGACGCCGGTGCGCAACGCTGGCAACTGCGTAGGTAG